In a genomic window of Gossypium arboreum isolate Shixiya-1 chromosome 7, ASM2569848v2, whole genome shotgun sequence:
- the LOC108456466 gene encoding uncharacterized protein LOC108456466: MGEYEGWAAQQPPIGLLPNGLLPNEAASVILVLDSERWMKAEERTADLIACIQPDSPSESRRNAVADYVQRLIAKCFPCQVFTFGSVPLKTYLPDGDIDLTAFSKNQNLKDTWAHQVCDMLENEEKNENAEFRVKEVQYIQAEVKIIKCLVENIVVDISFNQLGGLCTLCFLEEVDILINQNHLFKRSIILIKAWCYYESRILGAHHGLISTYALETLVLYIFHVYNKSFSGPLEVLYRFLEFFSKFDWENFCVSLWGPVPIRSLPGISAEPPRKDGGELLLSKYFLDTCSSRYAVCQENQGQPFTSKHFNVIDPLRLNNNLGRSVSKGNFFRIRSAFAFGAKKLARVLDCPKEDLYYEVNQFFMNTWERHGSGQRPDAPRNYLRCLRLSNLDYTHGSKNIRNNSSSKGNDMSSRHETQAERVQGSFGVSLQHVNYPLESTSKISDVSAVSCTENQRSHGSKSNSKTSDQVRWDSNSNQNVHNSAGQRISKAENLVIDVQGRYLFARTCSSPELTETYGEVTSNQRQNRMPESGKTQIASMRSNNDGGKNMESGLAERHNIKSSSDDPSSIRRASNHQSIDTAADPNSLPNSFQDDFGLGTMSQEFSLVPGVQGMHQEEQDLLNMMAFSTAHGFDGQVPVPLNLAAGHLPFPFQSLPMGYNQRNLGGILPSNIQMFPQGLVSFPLAHYFSSIGLASNTEDPIEASSENFGSPEMNSGEVERDSWQEQDRGSSGGFVDLHNGSFEMLQSDDKQLSTSAGYNFFQSSRVSSSGSSKTQQKFAKEARGSSREGHLDDNRGNDVFFDERTTSSRSMTASHTSSLRSKTSSESSWDGSSAKVCKPAREKRGRKLSSSAVPSATCGKGKSVSDYSSQAEDNSRDWNPPSIGSSDMAGRTIEPQPVCSLPVPRHQISGFETALTSGSDPLIPITPFLLGPGSGQRTMDNSGVHPLAFTITGPPVPFVLCPVYNIPAETGAPDASTSHFGWDEGLDNNDSCQNFESSAGLDQSEVLSTSSSTRNASSLEPVERKSDILNGDIASHWQNLQYGRFCQNSQYPPPLIYPSPVVVPPLYLQGHFPWDGPGRPPPSNVNLFSQLMNYGPRIVSAPHQSVSNRPASVYQRHADEMPRYRSGTGTYLPNPKVSIRERHSANTRRGKYNYDRNDHHGDRDGNWIANSKSQAGGYSHSCNQNEKSRFTCDQLGAVADDSRAERPWGSHRHDSFSSYQSHNGPVCANSSQGSSASMQYGMYPLPAMNTSGVSSNGPTIPSVVMLYPYDHNSGYGSSDEQLEFGSLGPVDFSGMNEEASQVSDGSNPGGVYDKQRFHGTSAQQSSPDQPSSPHLQRGL, encoded by the exons ATGGGAGAGTATGAAGGGTGGGCGGCACAGCAGCCACCCATCGGGTTATTACCGAACGGTTTGTTACCGAATGAAGCCGCCTCGGTTATTCTGGTACTTGACTCGGAGCGATGGATGAAGGCTGAGGAAAGAACCGCTGATCTCATTGCCTGCATTCAGCCCGATTCACCCTCGGAAAGTCGCCGTAATGCGGTCGCGGATTATGTACAACGCCTAATCGCTAAATGTTTCCCTTGTCAG GTGTTTACTTTTGGGTCTGTGCCCCTCAAGACGTATTTGCCTGATGGGGATATTGACTTAACAGCCTTCAGTAAgaatcaaaatttgaaggatacATGGGCTCATCAGGTTTGTGATATGCtggaaaatgaagaaaaaaatgaaaatgctGAATTCCGAGTGAAAGAAGTTCAGTACATTCAGGCCGAG GTGAAGATAATCAAGTGTCTTGTAGAAAATATTGTGGTAGACATTTCATTTAATCAGCTCGGTGGATTATGTACCCTTTGTTTTCTTGAAGAG GTTGATATTTTGATAAATCAGAACCATTTGTTCAAGCGTAGCATCATATTGATAAAAGCATGGTGTTATTATGAGAGCCGTATATTGGGTGCTCATCATGGACTTATCTCAACTTATGCCTTGGAAACCTTGGTTCTTTACATATTCCATGTTTACAATAAGTCCTTTTCTGGACCACTTGAG GTCCTGTATCGTTTTCTTGAGTTCTTTAGCAAGTTTGATTGGGAAAATTTTTGTGTTAGCCTATGGGGGCCTGTTCCAATTCGTTCGCTTCCAGGCATATCTG CGGAACCTCCTCGAAAAGATGGTGGAGAGTTATTACTTAGCAAATATTTTCTTGATACTTGCAGTTCAAGATATGCTGTTTGCCAAGAAAATCAGGGGCAACCCTTCACTTCTAAACATTTCAATGTGATTGATCCTTTGCGTCTAAATAACAATCTTGGACGTAGTGTTAGTAAAG GCAATTTCTTTAGGATACGCAGTGCATTTGCATTTGGTGCTAAAAAGTTGGCAAGAGTGCTTGATTGTCCCAAAGAGGACCTGTATTATGAAGTAAATCAATTCTTTATGAATACATGGGAAAGGCATGGCAGTGGCCAACGGCCTGATGCACCAAGGAATTATCTGCGGTGCTTGAGATTGTCAAATTTGGACTACACTCATGGATCTAAGAATATCAGAAACAATTCAAGCAGCAAAGGAAATGACATGTCCTCACGGCATGAAACTCAAGCTGAAAGAGTTCAAGGATCATTTGGTGTTTCATTACAGCATGTTAATTATCCTTTGGAAAGCACAAGTAAGATTAGTGATGTTTCTGCTGTTTCTTGTACTGAAAACCAAAGGAGTCATGGTAGCAAGAGCAACTCAAAAACCTCTGATCAAGTTAGATGGGATTCTAATTCCAATCAGAATGTTCATAACAGTGCTGGTCAGAGAATTTCTAAAGCAGAGAATTTGGTGATTGATGTTCAAGGAAGATATCTTTTTGCAAGGACGTGTTCTAGTCCTGAGCTTACTGAAACATATGGAGAAGTTACTTCTAACCAAAGGCAGAACAGAATGCCGGAGAGTGGGAAAACCCAGATTGCTTCTATGAGGTCAAATAATGACGGGGGGAAGAATATGGAATCTGGTTTGGCAGAAAGGCATAACATTAAATCTTCATCTGATGATCCTTCATCTATTAGGCGAGCATCAAACCATCAAAGCATTGATACTGCTGCTGATCCAAACAGTCTTCCAAATAGTTTCCAAGATGATTTTGGCTTGGGAACCATGAGTCAGGAATTTTCTTTGGTTCCAGGTGTACAAGGAATGCATCAAGAAGAGCAAGATCTACTGAACATGATGGCATTTTCTACGGCTCATGGCTTTGATGGTCAGGTTCCTGTTCCGCTAAATTTAGCTGCAGGTCACTTACCTTTTCCTTTCCAATCTCTACCAATGGGATACAATCAGAGAAATTTGGGTGGAATCCTTCCTTCAAATATTCAAATGTTTCCCCAAGGATTGGTCTCTTTTCCTCTGGCCCATTATTTTTCTAGCATTGGGTTAGCCTCAAATACAGAGGATCCAATTGAGGCCAGTAGTGAAAATTTTGGTTCTCCAGAAATGAACTCAGGGGAAGTGGAACGTGATTCATGGCAGGAACAAGACAGGGGTTCTAGTGGTGGTTTTGTTGATCTTCATAACGGGAGTTTTGAAATGCTTCAGTCGGATGATAAGCAACTTTCAACCTCAGCTGGCTATAATTTTTTTCAGTCTTCTAGGGTAAGCAGCTCTGGTAGTTCTAAAACCCAACAGAAGTTTGCTAAAGAAGCTCGAGGTTCAAGTAGGGAAGGTCATCTAGATGATAACCGAGGTAATGATGTTTTCTTTGATGAAAGAACTACAAGTTCTAGATCCATGACTGCTTCACATACAAGTTCACTCAGAAGTAAAACCTCATCAGAAAGTTCTTGGGATGGGTCGTCAGCAAAGGTCTGTAAGCCAGCTAGGGAGAAAAGGGGTAGGAAATTGTCTTCTTCTGCGGTTCCTTCTGCTACATGTGGAAAAGGTAAAAGTGTATCTGACTATTCCTCTCAGGCAGAAGACAATAGCAGAGACTGGAACCCACCATCAATAGGGAGCAGTGATATGGCAGGAAGAACTATTGAACCTCAACCAGTTTGTTCTTTGCCTGTTCCAAGGCATCAAATATCTGGATTTGAGACAGCCTTGACAAGTGGTTCAGATCCATTGATACCCATTACTCCATTCCTCTTAGGTCCAGGTTCAGGTCAAAGAACTATGGATAATTCTGGAGTTCATCCCTTGGCCTTCACCATAACAGGGCCGCCAGTACCATTTGTATTGTGCCCTGTGTACAACATTCCAGCAGAAACAGGAGCTCCAGATGCATCAACAAGCCATTTTGGTTGGGATGAGGGTTTGGATAACAATGATTCTTGTCAGAATTTTGAATCATCTGCGGGACTTGATCAATCTGAGGTGTTAAGTACTTCTAGTTCTACAAGAAATGCTTCATCTCTCGAGCCAGTAGAGCGTAAGTCAGACATTCTCAATGGTGACATTGCTAGCCATTGGCAAAACTTGCAATATGGACGGTTTTGCCAAAATTCACAATATCCTCCACCTCTGATTTATCCTTCTCCTGTTGTGGTGCCACCTTTATATTTACAAGGTCATTTTCCATGGGATGGTCCTGGGAGACCTCCTCCATCAAATGTGAACCTCTTTTCTCAACTTATGAATTATGGGCCTCGTATTGTTTCTGCTCCCCATCAATCTGTTTCAAATAGACCTGCGAGCGTATACCAACGGCATGCTGATGAGATGCCAAGATATCGCAGTGGTACTGGGACCTACCTGCCTAATCCT AAAGTTTCAATCAGAGAACGGCATTCTGCAAATACAAGGAGGGGAAAATATAATTATGATAGAAATGACCACCATGGTGATAGAGATGGGAACTGGATTGCCAATTCAAAGTCACAAGCTGGTGGGTACAGCCATAGTTGCAATCAAAATGAAAAATCAAGGTTCACATGTGACCAATTGGGTGCTGTTGCTGATGACAGCAGAGCTGAGAGGCCTTGGGGCTCACATAGGCATGATTCGTTTTCTTCATACCAGTCTCATAATGGTCCGGTCTGTGCAAACTCTTCTCAAGGTAGCTCTGCCAGCATGCAATATGGCATGTATCCACTGCCAGCCATGAACACCAGTGGGGTGTCGTCAAATGGACCTACCATTCCTTCTGTTGTCATGCTGTATCCCTATGATCATAATTCTGGTTATGGTTCCTCTGATGAACAACTTGAATTTGGTTCTCTTGGACCAGTGGATTTCTCAGGCATGAATGAAGAAGCATCACAGGTAAGTGATGGAAGCAACCCAGGTGGGGTATATGACAAGCAAAGGTTTCATGGTACCTCTGCTCAACAGTCTTCTCCAGATCAGCCTTCTTCACCCCACCTCCAAAG AGGACTTTGA